The window CGTGGCCGTCGTTCATGTGTTCAAGTCCGTGAAACTCTCGATGACATCGTGGGCGGTCAAATCAGCGCGCATCGGGGTCACGGATATATACCCTTCAAGGTTCACGTCTGCGTCTGTGCCGTCGGCAGGAGGCACTTGTTGATCGCCACCCGTGATCCATAGAAACCGTCGCCCGTTCGGGGCATCATGGGGCAGAGTGGAAAAGTTCACCCCGGGTCTGCGGCCTTGCACTGCTAGACGGATGCCTTTGACGTCCGCAGCGGCCACGGGGGGGAAGTTTACGTTCCAGAAAAGACCGTAACCGTTATGACTGCTTTCGTTTTGCGCCAAAATGCGGCGGCAAACATCAGCGCCATGTTCTACAGCAGCCTCGAACGGATTGTCCAAAGTACGGTTTGCCGGGCCATAATACTGTGACAGCGCAATTGACGGGACGCCCTGCAATGCGCCTTCGATCGCAGCACCAATGGTGCCGGAGTAGAGCGTATTCTCGGCCGCGTTATTGCCGCGATTGACGCCAGAAAGCACGAGATCAGGGCGGGCATCTTTCATCGGATCATAAAGCGCGCAAAGGATGCAATCGGCGGGGCTGCCTTCAATCATATAGCGGCGGTCTTCGAGACGGGTGATCAGGGTCGGTTTGGTGTAGTTGATGCAATGGGCCACGCCTGATTGCTCAAACGCGGGCGCAACGATCCAGACTTCGCCCTGCGGGCCCGCCAGCGTTGTGGCGATGCCTTCCAGAACCTTTAGCCCCGGTGCATTGATGCCGTCGTCATTGGTGATCAGAATACGCATGAAATTGCCCCTTTGCGCCTTGATAGGCGAGGCGCGTCAGACGGGCAAGCGAGGGGGGGCTTATTTCTGGAGTATTGCCAGCAAGCGTGCTGCTTCTGCATGAATATCGGTAAGCGTCGCACGATCTTCGCCCGGGAAGAAACGCGCGCGGGTGGCTGTGGGCAAAGGTTCGGGCGTCAGGATATCCACACGCGGGCCAATGCGGGCTGTTTCGGCCTGCCAGCTGCGGGCAATCGCAATCTGCGCGCCTTTGGTTGCTCCGTAGCTGCCAAAGAACTTCTCTCCGACAACCGGATCTTCGAAGAAGACCGCGCGGCCTGCTTCACCCAGCAATGGTGCGACATAGTTGATCAAAGTCGCTGTTGCGGTGATGTTGGACGCGATGGATTTTTCCAGGTCTTTTGCATCGATATGATCGCTGGGCGTTAGGGGCGCAACATGGATTGCTGTGTGCAGCCATAAATCCAGACCGCCCCAGCGATCATGGATACCACGGCACAGCGTCTGCATGGCGGCACTTGTGGTGACATCCATCGGGGCCAATGTGGCGCTGCCGCCCTTGGCCTTGATCCGGTCGTCAAGCTCTTCGAGCGCGCCAACGGTGCGGCCCACAGCGATGATGTGGTGGGTGGGGGCCAGCGCCTCGGCCAAAGCGGCACCAAGTCCGCGCGAGGCGCCTGTGATCAATGCAGTTTTCTGTGTCATAGCTAGGCATATGCGCGGGAGAATGCGCAAGGTCAAGGGGGGCCGGACGGAGTGGTTTTAGCCGCGCGGCATTTTCATGATCTGCTGCGTGCCGTTGCGCGACAGGACCAGCTGGTCTGCATCTATCGCCTGAATGATCCCGCCACGAATGGTGTCACCCACAGTCACGGTTTGGGTGTCGCCCTGCGGCATTCGGATCAGGGCGCGGGGGGCACCTTGGGTGCCGAAAATCCCGATGAGCGCGATACGGTCCAACTGCACGGCTTGCGTGGCAAGTTGTTCAACCTTCTGCGGTGTCGGTGTGCCGGCGTCTTGAGTAGACATGATTGCTCCTTGTTGATGTTTCGCGGGAGCTATCCAGTCTTGGTGTCAGGATGAAGGGTCGTTTGACGCCCTCGGCAGAGCTTTGCCACAGGATCGGCGGATTGAGGCCGTTAACGTTTGAGGTGGTAGGAAAAGGTCAGCCGCGCAAGGTGGTCGATGGCCTGCAATGGCAGTGGCCGATCTAGTGCTAGTCGAAGTGCGCGGTTGGTTTCATATTGAAATTCAGTGGGATAGATTTCTTGCATAGTGGCGCTGAGCGTTGTTTTGCAGTCCACAAAAAGCGCAAGTGTCTGCGGTGCGTTATCCTGCCACATAAGCCGAAGTGTGCTGCCCTGACGCGGGCGAATAGGTCGCCATGCGGGTTGACCCCATTTCAGGCTCTCGGTCAGAGGTCCCGCACCCGATCCCGCGGCTGCAGCAAGAATCACTGCGCGCATGTCAGTGAAAGCAGCGCGCGCGGGGGCGGGCCATAGCGATAGGGTTGCAGCAAAAGGATCAGCCATGTTCACAGTATAGCACAAACTTGCTGACACTTAATGTCAGCAAGTTTGATATGGTCATGGGCAATATATGGATCTGTCCGACCCTAGAAGGTCAGGGCGGGCCGCTATTCAGCGGCAGGCTTCATCACGAACCCGCTTTCGACCTTGTCGGTTGGTGTCACAGGATATTCGCCCGAGAAGCAGGCATCACAGTATTGCGGGCAAGATTTATTGCGGCCCTCTGCTTCACCTACCGCACGGTACAGACCGTCCAGCGAAATGAATTTCAGACTGTCGACGCCGAGATGCTCGCGCATCTCTTCTTCCGACATGGTGGCTGCAAGCAGTTTGTCGCGGTCCGGCGTGTCCACACCGTAGAAGCATGGCCATGACGTGGGCGGGGACGCGATGCGAAAGTGGACCTCGGCAGCGCCGGCATCAAGAATCATCTCCTTGATTTTGCGGCTGGTCGTGCCTCGGACCACGGAATCGTCTACCAGAATGATCCGTTTCCCTTCCACCAATGCGCGGTTGACGTTCAGCTTCAGGCGGACACCCATGTTCCGGATGCTCTCGGTCGGTTCAATGAATGTTCGGCCCATGTATTGATTGCGGATGATGCCCATAGCGTAGGGAATGCCGCTTTCGAGGCTGAACCCGATTGCGGCAGGGGTGCCGCTGTCGGGGACAGGGCAAACCATGTCGGCTTCTACCGGGGCCTCTTTGGCCAGTTCGCGGCCAATCGCTTCGCGGGTTTCATAGACCGAACGACCACCAAGAATGCTGTCAGGGCGGGAGAAGTAAACATGTTCGAAAATGCAGAACTTGGAAGGCTGGCGGCGGAAGGGGAAGTGGCTTTGCACACCCTCTTCGGTGATCACAACCATTTCGCCCGGCTCAATCTCACGGACGAAATCGGCACCGACGATATCCAGCGCACAGGTCTCTGAGCTAAGCGCATAGCCGTCGCCGAGTTTGCCAAGCACCAATGGGCGCACGCCAAGCGGGTCCCGTACACCGATCAGCTTCGTACGGGTCATGGCAACGATTGAAAACGCCCCCTCAACACGGCGCAATGCGTCTTCCATCCGCTCGGGGATGTTGCGCTGCAAGGAACGCGCCATGAGGTGGATGATACATTCACTGTCGCTTGATGACTGAAAAATCGAACCGCGTTCGATCAATTCGCGGCGGAGCGCATTGGCGTTGGTGATGTTGCCGTTATGCGCAATCGCTGCGCCACCCATGGCGAATTCGCCAAAGAAGGGCTGCACGTCGCGAATAGCGGTCTGGCCTTTGGTGCCGGCGGTGGAATAGCGCACATGCCCGATGCCTATCGGGCCGGGCAGGGTTTCCATGACTTTTTGGCTGGTAAAGTTATCGCGGACGTAACCAAAACGGCGGGCAGATTGGAAACCCACCTCTGGGTCATGGGTGACAATGCCGCCTGCTTCCTGCCCGCGGTGTTGCAACGCATGCAATCCAAGGGCAACGAAATTGGCTGCATCCGTAACACCGACAACGCCGAAAATCCCGCATTCTTCCTTTAGTTTATCATCATCACCTGCATCGGTCAGGTAAGATGTGTCAAAGGGATGGGCGGGGGGCATTGTCTTGGGCGGGGTATGGGACAAGGGAGCGCTCCTGAGGCCGTCAAGGGATAGGGGTGTATTACGAAACTCTGCGCGCAGAGTCACGCTGCGATTAAGAGGTTTGTTTTGTCACGTCCAACCATCCGGCAGATATCCGCAAGGACACCCGCCGAGGCATATTTTCAAGCGTTTTAGAGAGAGAAATTCCCCTGAATACCCCAAGCGCCGATTACTCGGCTGAACAGCTTGAGACGAGCTCTTCGTATTTCCCGGTAATCCAGCCAAGTGCCTGATCAGGATCGGAGTTCTGGATGTCATCGGTGAAGCGGCCGAAGACGACCGAAGAGCGGCTTTCATCAACCACAGTGAACTGTTGGCCGGTGATGACAGTGGAATAAACAAAAAAGCCGATTGCAACCAGCAAGATACCGCGCGCCACGCCGAAGACAAACCCGAGAGCCTGATCAAAGCCTCCGAGAATCGAGCGTTGAACAAGCGATGAGAACAAGGGCGTAAAGAGCGATACAATCACAAGGGTAATTGCCAGTACCAGCGTGAAGGCCCCGATGATTGACAGCTCACAGCTGTCGGCAAGAAATTCACCAATAACCGGTATCTCGCGAACCAAAGGTTCGACTTGGGGTGCGAATAGATAGGCAAGCACTGCTGCTGCAATCCAGCCGACAATGGCCATCAGCTCACGTACAAAGCCGCGGCCATAAGCAAGCAGCGCCGACATCACAATGACCAGCGCCACAACGCCGTCAATGATGGTAAAACCTTCCATGCTCGTCTTGCCTTTCTTCAGGGCGCGTTAACCAGCGCCAAATATTTCACCCACAAACGCCGTCAGGTCGGCCATCGGTCTAAGCGTAATACCCTCAACGCCTACAGCCTTGCCACCCTTGGGTGCGATT is drawn from Sulfitobacter sp. S223 and contains these coding sequences:
- the surE gene encoding 5'/3'-nucleotidase SurE → MRILITNDDGINAPGLKVLEGIATTLAGPQGEVWIVAPAFEQSGVAHCINYTKPTLITRLEDRRYMIEGSPADCILCALYDPMKDARPDLVLSGVNRGNNAAENTLYSGTIGAAIEGALQGVPSIALSQYYGPANRTLDNPFEAAVEHGADVCRRILAQNESSHNGYGLFWNVNFPPVAAADVKGIRLAVQGRRPGVNFSTLPHDAPNGRRFLWITGGDQQVPPADGTDADVNLEGYISVTPMRADLTAHDVIESFTDLNT
- a CDS encoding CvpA family protein; this encodes MEGFTIIDGVVALVIVMSALLAYGRGFVRELMAIVGWIAAAVLAYLFAPQVEPLVREIPVIGEFLADSCELSIIGAFTLVLAITLVIVSLFTPLFSSLVQRSILGGFDQALGFVFGVARGILLVAIGFFVYSTVITGQQFTVVDESRSSVVFGRFTDDIQNSDPDQALGWITGKYEELVSSCSAE
- a CDS encoding type II secretion system protein N; this encodes MSTQDAGTPTPQKVEQLATQAVQLDRIALIGIFGTQGAPRALIRMPQGDTQTVTVGDTIRGGIIQAIDADQLVLSRNGTQQIMKMPRG
- the purF gene encoding amidophosphoribosyltransferase, with translation MPPAHPFDTSYLTDAGDDDKLKEECGIFGVVGVTDAANFVALGLHALQHRGQEAGGIVTHDPEVGFQSARRFGYVRDNFTSQKVMETLPGPIGIGHVRYSTAGTKGQTAIRDVQPFFGEFAMGGAAIAHNGNITNANALRRELIERGSIFQSSSDSECIIHLMARSLQRNIPERMEDALRRVEGAFSIVAMTRTKLIGVRDPLGVRPLVLGKLGDGYALSSETCALDIVGADFVREIEPGEMVVITEEGVQSHFPFRRQPSKFCIFEHVYFSRPDSILGGRSVYETREAIGRELAKEAPVEADMVCPVPDSGTPAAIGFSLESGIPYAMGIIRNQYMGRTFIEPTESIRNMGVRLKLNVNRALVEGKRIILVDDSVVRGTTSRKIKEMILDAGAAEVHFRIASPPTSWPCFYGVDTPDRDKLLAATMSEEEMREHLGVDSLKFISLDGLYRAVGEAEGRNKSCPQYCDACFSGEYPVTPTDKVESGFVMKPAAE
- a CDS encoding SDR family oxidoreductase produces the protein MTQKTALITGASRGLGAALAEALAPTHHIIAVGRTVGALEELDDRIKAKGGSATLAPMDVTTSAAMQTLCRGIHDRWGGLDLWLHTAIHVAPLTPSDHIDAKDLEKSIASNITATATLINYVAPLLGEAGRAVFFEDPVVGEKFFGSYGATKGAQIAIARSWQAETARIGPRVDILTPEPLPTATRARFFPGEDRATLTDIHAEAARLLAILQK